One Flagellimonas sp. CMM7 genomic region harbors:
- a CDS encoding RsmD family RNA methyltransferase: protein MRIISGKYKGKRLTAPKKLPVRPTTDMAKEGLFNILNNRFYIDELKVLDLFAGTGNISFEFASRGAYEIISVDSFTGCVQYISKVAKELNFPISSIKSDVFKYLERAKQKTNIIFADPPYSFEDNKFYNIVDLVFEKELILEDGLLIIEHSDQTDLSKNQYFKESRKYGGSVFSFFEK, encoded by the coding sequence ATGCGGATCATCTCTGGAAAATACAAGGGAAAAAGACTTACTGCTCCAAAAAAACTCCCTGTAAGGCCAACGACAGATATGGCCAAAGAAGGACTCTTCAATATCTTAAACAATCGCTTCTATATCGATGAACTTAAGGTGTTAGATCTTTTTGCCGGTACTGGAAACATAAGTTTTGAATTTGCTTCCAGAGGAGCGTATGAAATTATATCTGTAGACAGTTTTACTGGTTGCGTACAATATATTTCAAAAGTGGCTAAAGAACTTAACTTTCCTATCTCCTCAATAAAATCTGATGTCTTTAAATATTTGGAAAGGGCCAAACAAAAGACAAACATAATCTTTGCCGACCCGCCGTATAGTTTTGAAGACAATAAATTTTACAACATTGTGGATTTGGTTTTCGAAAAGGAATTGATACTGGAAGATGGGCTTTTGATTATAGAACACTCAGATCAAACTGATCTATCTAAAAACCAATATTTTAAGGAAAGTAGAAAATATGGTGGAAGCGTGTTTAGTTTTTTTGAAAAATAA
- a CDS encoding DNA polymerase III subunit gamma/tau, which produces MEPFVVSARKYRPQTFKDVVGQGAITSTLLNAIDNNHLAQALLFCGPRGVGKTTCARILAKKINEDGTEQEDEDFAFNIFELDAASNNSVDDIRSLIDQVRIPPQVGKYKVYIIDEVHMLSQSAFNAFLKTLEEPPKHAIFILATTEKHKIIPTILSRCQIFDFKRITVKDAAEYLKYIAEQQGIEAEESALHVIAQKADGAMRDALSIFDRVVSFSGKELTRKAVTENLNVLDYDTYFTATDLILENKIPDLLVLFNETLSHGFDGHHFISGLASHFRDLMVCQHQETISLLEVGEDVKQHYLEQSKKAQKEFLLEALDMANDCDLKYKTSKNQHLLVELTLMKLASITFDGEKKNSNFIIPASFFTSESEINGATITKKVEEEQEVVKDIKPPVEQIEVPKPEVNTSPPVKKIQLKSPENRVSGLSLSSIKAKKAHENIKAPPTDHKELPKESFSEEDMLTHWNDFVQQLEDKGRKILASNLQTDIPKLKDNFVIWIELPNDTMKKEVEREQSLMLNYLKEKMNNFSISLHITVNEIVAKKFAFTPEEKYQKLREKNPAIDILRKEFDLDF; this is translated from the coding sequence TTGGAACCTTTTGTAGTATCTGCCAGAAAGTATCGCCCCCAGACCTTTAAAGATGTTGTGGGCCAGGGAGCCATTACCAGTACTTTGCTAAATGCAATTGATAATAATCATTTGGCACAAGCGCTGCTATTCTGTGGTCCCAGAGGTGTTGGCAAAACAACTTGCGCACGTATTTTGGCAAAAAAGATAAATGAAGATGGTACCGAGCAGGAAGATGAGGATTTTGCATTTAACATTTTTGAGTTGGATGCCGCTTCCAATAACTCTGTAGATGATATACGTAGTCTTATAGATCAAGTTAGGATACCTCCTCAAGTTGGAAAATACAAGGTTTACATCATTGATGAGGTACATATGCTTTCTCAATCTGCCTTTAATGCTTTTCTAAAAACATTAGAGGAACCTCCAAAACATGCCATTTTTATTTTAGCCACTACAGAGAAGCACAAAATAATTCCTACCATTCTTTCTCGTTGTCAAATTTTTGATTTTAAACGTATTACCGTCAAAGATGCAGCTGAATACTTAAAATACATTGCAGAACAACAAGGAATCGAGGCTGAAGAAAGTGCTTTACATGTTATAGCACAAAAAGCAGATGGTGCAATGCGCGATGCGCTATCTATTTTTGATAGGGTTGTTAGTTTTTCTGGAAAGGAGCTTACCAGAAAGGCGGTAACAGAGAATTTAAATGTTCTGGATTATGACACCTATTTTACCGCAACAGATTTAATTCTTGAAAACAAGATTCCTGATTTACTGGTTCTTTTTAATGAAACGCTGTCCCATGGCTTTGATGGGCATCACTTTATCTCTGGTCTAGCTTCGCATTTTAGGGATTTAATGGTATGTCAACATCAAGAAACCATATCACTTTTAGAAGTTGGAGAGGACGTTAAACAACACTATCTAGAGCAATCCAAAAAGGCTCAAAAGGAGTTTTTGTTAGAAGCTCTAGACATGGCAAATGATTGTGACCTAAAGTACAAAACCAGTAAAAACCAGCATTTACTAGTTGAACTTACTCTAATGAAATTGGCATCCATCACTTTTGATGGAGAAAAAAAAAACTCTAATTTCATAATTCCCGCTTCATTTTTTACCTCTGAATCAGAAATCAATGGTGCCACAATAACCAAAAAGGTTGAAGAAGAACAAGAAGTCGTAAAGGATATAAAGCCGCCCGTTGAACAGATTGAAGTACCTAAACCTGAAGTAAACACTTCACCACCTGTTAAAAAAATCCAACTAAAATCTCCAGAAAACAGAGTGTCTGGATTATCATTGTCCAGCATTAAGGCTAAAAAAGCGCATGAAAATATAAAGGCTCCGCCAACTGACCATAAGGAACTCCCAAAAGAATCATTCTCTGAAGAAGACATGTTAACCCATTGGAATGATTTTGTACAGCAATTAGAGGATAAAGGGCGTAAAATATTAGCAAGTAATCTTCAAACTGATATTCCTAAACTAAAAGATAATTTTGTTATTTGGATAGAGCTTCCCAATGATACAATGAAAAAGGAAGTGGAACGGGAGCAAAGCCTCATGCTTAATTATTTAAAGGAAAAAATGAACAATTTCTCCATTTCATTACACATTACCGTGAATGAAATTGTTGCCAAGAAATTTGCTTTTACCCCTGAAGAAAAATATCAAAAACTGAGAGAGAAAAACCCGGCCATAGATATTCTTCGTAAAGAATTTGATTTGGATTTTTGA
- a CDS encoding tRNA-(ms[2]io[6]A)-hydroxylase, with product MLGLKLPTDPRWVNIVEKNIEEILTDHAYCEQKAASMAISLIIGFPEKSDLVKEMTALAREEMGHFNMVHDKIVKRGWVLGRERKDEYVLELMKFFPKGGSKETHLVHKLLYAAMIEARSCERFRLLSEEINDKELANFYRNLMVSEANHYTMFLKFARKYGEREVVDEKWQQLLDYEASLMQKLGKKETIHG from the coding sequence ATGCTCGGGCTAAAACTACCTACAGACCCAAGATGGGTGAACATTGTTGAAAAGAATATTGAGGAAATTCTAACAGACCATGCGTACTGCGAACAAAAAGCCGCCAGCATGGCCATATCCCTTATTATTGGGTTTCCAGAAAAGTCTGACCTAGTAAAAGAGATGACCGCATTGGCAAGAGAAGAAATGGGGCACTTTAACATGGTTCATGACAAAATTGTAAAAAGAGGTTGGGTATTGGGACGTGAACGTAAGGACGAATATGTACTTGAACTAATGAAATTTTTTCCTAAAGGAGGAAGTAAAGAAACCCATTTGGTACATAAACTTTTGTATGCCGCAATGATTGAAGCAAGAAGTTGCGAACGGTTCAGGCTACTTTCTGAAGAAATAAATGATAAAGAGCTTGCAAATTTTTACCGGAATCTTATGGTCAGTGAAGCAAATCACTATACAATGTTCTTGAAATTTGCCAGAAAATATGGGGAGCGAGAAGTAGTAGATGAAAAATGGCAGCAACTTCTGGATTATGAGGCTTCATTAATGCAAAAATTAGGCAAAAAGGAAACCATCCACGGATAA
- a CDS encoding exopolyphosphatase, translating into MIIRKFAAIDIGSNAIRLLINNVIEQKGKPTTFKKSELIRVPVRLGEDSFIAGTISEATLNRLTKTMKSFDLLMQVYGVEKYMACATSALREANNGHEVVEHIYKDSGIKIDIIDGKREASIIASTDLKDLINNDRSYLYVDVGGGSTEFTIFDQGNLISSKSFKIGTVRILNDLVKDSIWDEIKEWITSHFNKEGKVEIIGSGGNINKLHKMSGRKVGQPLSFIWLNAQYHFLNSMEYDDRISELGLNQDRADVIIPAAKIFLSAAKWSGAKKIHVPKIGLADGMIKTLYYQSQ; encoded by the coding sequence TTGATAATAAGAAAATTTGCAGCCATTGACATTGGGTCTAATGCAATTAGATTATTGATAAACAATGTAATAGAGCAGAAAGGTAAGCCAACTACATTTAAAAAAAGTGAGTTGATAAGGGTTCCGGTCCGTTTGGGAGAAGATTCCTTTATTGCAGGCACAATATCTGAAGCAACTTTGAATCGCCTCACCAAAACCATGAAATCTTTTGATTTATTGATGCAAGTATACGGTGTTGAGAAATATATGGCCTGTGCAACTTCAGCATTAAGAGAAGCAAATAATGGTCATGAGGTCGTGGAACATATATACAAAGACTCTGGAATAAAGATTGATATCATTGATGGAAAGAGGGAGGCATCAATTATAGCCTCTACTGATTTAAAAGATCTAATTAACAATGATAGGTCATATCTATATGTAGATGTGGGTGGTGGAAGTACTGAGTTTACCATTTTTGATCAAGGAAATCTCATTTCTTCAAAATCATTTAAAATAGGTACAGTAAGAATCTTGAATGATTTGGTAAAAGATTCTATTTGGGATGAAATCAAAGAATGGATAACCTCTCATTTTAACAAAGAAGGAAAAGTTGAGATTATAGGTTCCGGTGGAAACATTAATAAACTGCATAAGATGTCTGGTAGAAAAGTAGGGCAGCCTTTATCTTTTATTTGGTTGAATGCGCAGTACCATTTTTTGAATAGTATGGAATATGATGATAGGATTTCAGAACTAGGACTAAATCAAGATAGAGCAGATGTAATTATACCAGCCGCAAAAATATTTTTATCGGCCGCAAAATGGAGTGGTGCAAAGAAAATACACGTTCCAAAAATTGGATTGGCAGACGGTATGATAAAAACACTTTACTATCAATCTCAATAG
- the ppk1 gene encoding polyphosphate kinase 1: protein MIKVKNEYVNREISWLHFNARVLQESADKKVPLIDRLRFLGIFSNNLDEFFKVRYATVKRIVDAGKKGKSVLGGEKAQDLLEEITKIVIAQQARSLEILNSIEEELKTENIFIIDENEVDETQAEFIRDYFFKKVNQELMTIILNDLTEFPLLKDTAAYLAVKMVMANDETSGTNGNNRYALIEIPKGIDRFIVLPKKGEKNYIIILDDLIRYCLDSVFTMFDFESISAHMIKITRDAELDIDNDLTKSFIEKISSSVEHRKISDPVRFVYDKRIDKDTLQFLKEKMNIVNTDSVIPGGRYHNRRDYMGFPSLGRHDLMYKKIEPLPVKGLSMTGSLLEQIHQKDYLIYTPYHTFTYVTKFLREAALDPKVRAIKITVYRLANDSQIASALINAVKNGKQVTVQIELQARFDEQANIQYANQLQAEGINLIFGVPGLKVHSKICLIEREEAEGTKRYGFISTGNFNESTAKIYTDYTLFTAHEGILKEMGKVFEFFETNYKINKYKHLILSPHYTKSTFIKLIDNEIENALAGQEAYIKVKMNSLTSYKMVDKLYEASRAGVKIQLIIRGVCCLIPGVEGMSENIEAISIVDKFLEHPRLFIFGNQGDPKIYLSSADWMTRNLDFRVEVGCPIYDQDIKQELLDTFNISWNDNLKARVFSDKQDNAYREKEETSLGLRSQFKLYDYYQDKLES, encoded by the coding sequence ATGATTAAAGTTAAGAACGAGTACGTAAACAGGGAAATTAGTTGGTTACACTTTAATGCACGAGTGCTTCAAGAAAGCGCGGATAAAAAAGTGCCATTAATAGATAGACTTCGGTTCCTTGGTATTTTCAGTAACAACCTAGATGAGTTTTTCAAAGTACGCTATGCAACGGTAAAGCGCATTGTAGATGCGGGTAAAAAGGGGAAAAGTGTATTAGGGGGAGAGAAAGCTCAAGATCTGTTGGAAGAAATCACAAAGATTGTAATTGCGCAACAGGCAAGAAGCCTTGAAATTCTTAATAGTATTGAAGAAGAGCTTAAGACGGAAAATATTTTTATTATAGATGAGAATGAGGTCGATGAGACCCAGGCAGAATTTATAAGGGACTATTTCTTCAAAAAGGTCAACCAAGAGTTGATGACCATCATCTTAAACGATTTAACAGAGTTTCCATTATTAAAAGATACTGCCGCCTATTTAGCAGTTAAAATGGTAATGGCAAATGATGAGACATCGGGAACCAATGGAAATAATAGATATGCTCTAATTGAAATACCCAAGGGAATTGACCGTTTCATTGTGCTCCCAAAGAAGGGTGAAAAAAACTATATCATCATTTTGGATGACCTTATACGGTATTGTTTAGATAGCGTTTTTACCATGTTCGATTTTGAATCCATTAGTGCACACATGATAAAAATTACCCGTGATGCCGAATTGGATATTGACAATGATTTGACAAAAAGTTTTATAGAAAAAATTTCTTCCAGTGTAGAGCATAGAAAAATTAGTGACCCGGTGCGTTTTGTCTATGATAAAAGGATAGACAAGGATACACTCCAGTTTCTGAAGGAGAAAATGAATATTGTTAACACAGATAGTGTTATTCCTGGGGGGAGATATCACAATAGAAGGGACTATATGGGTTTCCCAAGTTTAGGGAGGCATGATTTAATGTATAAAAAAATTGAACCCCTTCCTGTTAAAGGTTTAAGCATGACAGGAAGTCTTCTGGAGCAAATACATCAAAAAGATTATTTGATCTATACTCCATATCATACATTTACCTATGTTACCAAGTTTTTAAGAGAGGCAGCTCTTGACCCAAAGGTACGTGCCATAAAAATTACTGTTTATCGTTTGGCAAATGACAGTCAAATAGCTTCCGCTTTGATAAATGCTGTAAAAAATGGAAAACAAGTTACCGTTCAGATTGAGTTACAGGCAAGGTTCGATGAGCAAGCAAATATTCAATACGCCAATCAATTGCAGGCAGAAGGCATCAATTTAATTTTTGGGGTTCCTGGACTTAAAGTTCACAGTAAAATTTGCTTAATTGAAAGGGAAGAAGCCGAAGGAACCAAAAGATATGGTTTTATTAGCACTGGAAACTTTAATGAATCCACGGCCAAGATTTATACAGATTATACCCTTTTCACAGCACATGAAGGAATACTGAAAGAGATGGGCAAGGTCTTTGAATTTTTTGAGACCAATTACAAAATAAACAAATACAAACACCTTATTTTATCCCCACATTATACTAAATCAACATTTATCAAGCTAATCGATAATGAGATAGAGAATGCACTTGCGGGGCAAGAAGCCTATATTAAAGTCAAAATGAACAGCCTCACATCCTATAAGATGGTTGATAAATTGTACGAAGCGAGTAGGGCAGGAGTGAAAATTCAATTGATAATAAGAGGGGTTTGCTGCCTAATTCCTGGAGTTGAGGGAATGAGTGAAAATATTGAGGCAATTAGCATTGTGGATAAATTTTTGGAGCACCCAAGATTGTTCATTTTTGGAAATCAAGGAGATCCAAAAATATATCTCTCATCAGCGGATTGGATGACCAGAAACCTTGATTTTAGAGTAGAGGTAGGTTGTCCTATTTATGACCAAGATATTAAACAAGAGTTATTAGATACATTTAATATTTCTTGGAATGATAATCTTAAGGCTCGTGTTTTTTCTGATAAACAGGACAACGCTTATCGGGAAAAAGAGGAGACGAGTCTAGGATTAAGATCTCAGTTTAAACTTTATGATTATTACCAAGATAAGCTAGAATCCTAA
- a CDS encoding histidine phosphatase family protein, producing the protein MKTIILVRHGKSSWDYEVSDKDRPLKERGINDAHIVARNFKKKGLQIDLAYSSPANRALHTSMIFLRNLEFDLNNFQVSEMLYDFSGQSVKSFVGSFDDEMSTVMIFGHNYAFTNLANTWGDQYIENVPTSGLVQIKFETDKWSKISKGITEEIIFPKQLK; encoded by the coding sequence ATGAAGACTATCATCTTGGTAAGACATGGAAAATCGTCATGGGATTATGAAGTCTCGGATAAGGACCGACCTTTAAAAGAAAGGGGAATCAACGACGCTCATATAGTGGCAAGAAACTTTAAGAAGAAGGGCCTTCAAATAGATCTTGCTTATTCCAGTCCTGCAAATAGGGCCTTGCATACCAGTATGATTTTTTTGAGAAACCTTGAGTTTGATTTAAACAATTTTCAAGTAAGCGAAATGCTATATGATTTTTCTGGACAAAGTGTCAAGAGCTTTGTGGGGAGTTTTGATGATGAAATGAGCACAGTTATGATTTTTGGACATAATTATGCGTTCACAAACCTTGCAAATACTTGGGGAGATCAGTATATTGAAAACGTTCCCACTTCTGGACTGGTACAAATTAAGTTTGAAACGGATAAATGGTCTAAAATTTCAAAGGGAATCACAGAAGAAATAATCTTTCCAAAACAGTTGAAATAA
- the pdxH gene encoding pyridoxamine 5'-phosphate oxidase, translating into MQKDLSNYRKSYEKSALMEDSILENPLEQFQKWFYEVEATDGLEEPNAMTVSTIGLDGFPKNRVVLMKRYTHEGFIFYTNYQSEKGKALKINPSICLSFFWPNLERQVIIKGKAEKIAENLSDGYFESRPVGSQLGAIISQQSETIASREEMEEKLAEMEKESIGKELERPSYWGGYLVRPVSIEFWQGRPNRLHDRIRYVLQEDFNWKIERLQP; encoded by the coding sequence ATGCAAAAAGATTTAAGTAATTACAGAAAGTCTTATGAAAAGAGTGCTCTTATGGAGGATTCTATTTTAGAAAACCCATTGGAGCAGTTTCAGAAGTGGTTTTATGAGGTTGAGGCTACCGACGGGTTGGAGGAACCCAATGCCATGACAGTTTCTACCATTGGTTTAGATGGATTTCCCAAAAATAGAGTTGTCCTTATGAAAAGATACACCCATGAAGGGTTTATATTTTACACGAATTATCAAAGTGAAAAGGGCAAAGCTCTTAAAATAAACCCTTCTATCTGCCTTTCATTTTTCTGGCCCAATTTAGAGCGTCAAGTAATCATCAAAGGAAAGGCAGAGAAAATAGCAGAAAACCTTTCTGATGGCTATTTTGAATCCAGACCGGTTGGCAGCCAACTAGGTGCTATAATATCACAACAGAGTGAAACAATAGCATCAAGAGAAGAAATGGAAGAGAAGCTAGCTGAAATGGAAAAAGAATCTATTGGGAAAGAGCTTGAAAGACCATCCTACTGGGGCGGTTATTTGGTAAGACCGGTTTCCATAGAATTTTGGCAGGGACGTCCAAATCGTTTGCATGATCGAATTAGATATGTGCTTCAAGAAGATTTTAATTGGAAAATTGAACGTTTGCAGCCCTAA
- a CDS encoding ribonuclease Z: MKLTILGCYSATPRTFTNPTSQILEIRNHLFLIDCGEGTQVQLRKNKIKFARIKHIFISHLHGDHFFGLPGLISTFRLLGRETEMHVYGPKGIKEAITLFLKLGDSWTNYPLIFHELDSKESELIFEDEKVSVHTIPLDHRVYTNGFLFKEKPHPRKLDVDSVTEHEIDRSQYGNIKNGADGVLENGTIISNKDLTIDPPYPKTYAFCSDTAYNEAILPLIENVDTLYHESTFLETNVDLCKKTKHATAKQAAQIALKANVGNLILGHYSTRYKSIDLFKEEALEVFPSVELADDGKSFEI; the protein is encoded by the coding sequence ATGAAGTTGACCATACTTGGCTGTTATTCGGCTACTCCCAGAACATTTACAAATCCCACTTCGCAAATACTGGAGATACGTAACCATCTTTTTTTGATTGATTGCGGGGAAGGTACACAAGTACAACTCAGAAAGAACAAAATCAAATTCGCTAGAATCAAACATATCTTCATCTCACACTTGCATGGAGATCATTTTTTTGGGTTACCAGGGCTCATTTCTACGTTCAGGCTTTTAGGAAGAGAGACAGAAATGCATGTTTATGGCCCAAAAGGAATCAAAGAAGCAATTACATTGTTCCTTAAACTGGGGGATTCATGGACCAATTACCCTTTAATTTTTCATGAATTGGACTCTAAAGAATCAGAACTTATTTTTGAAGATGAAAAAGTAAGTGTACATACTATTCCATTGGATCACAGAGTTTATACCAATGGATTTTTATTTAAAGAAAAGCCACACCCTCGTAAGCTGGATGTTGATTCAGTTACTGAACATGAAATTGATAGAAGCCAATATGGCAATATCAAAAATGGGGCGGATGGAGTATTGGAAAATGGCACAATAATTTCCAACAAAGACTTAACCATTGACCCGCCATACCCAAAAACCTATGCATTTTGTAGTGATACTGCTTACAATGAAGCTATTCTACCACTAATAGAAAACGTGGATACCCTATACCACGAATCTACCTTTCTGGAGACCAATGTAGATCTGTGTAAAAAAACGAAACACGCAACAGCCAAACAGGCGGCCCAAATTGCCCTAAAAGCGAATGTTGGTAATCTTATTTTGGGTCACTATTCCACTAGATACAAATCTATTGATCTCTTTAAAGAAGAAGCATTAGAAGTTTTTCCCAGTGTAGAACTGGCGGATGATGGAAAATCCTTTGAGATATAA
- a CDS encoding ribonuclease Z: MIFDKKGTTTTVFQEKISLSTFLENLNKAYPRLKHDNIIVNLFSFSKLTAGDILEFLEISNKHRSSNKSFVLVTNKVSYDEAPDEISVVPTMQEAKDLIEMEEIERDLGI, translated from the coding sequence ATGATTTTCGACAAAAAAGGAACAACAACCACTGTTTTCCAAGAAAAAATTTCACTTTCTACCTTCTTGGAAAATTTGAACAAAGCTTACCCCAGATTAAAGCACGACAATATTATTGTAAACCTTTTCTCTTTTAGCAAATTGACGGCAGGAGATATTTTGGAGTTTTTGGAAATTTCCAACAAGCATAGAAGTTCCAACAAATCTTTTGTTTTGGTAACGAATAAGGTGTCATATGACGAAGCACCAGATGAAATTAGTGTAGTGCCAACAATGCAGGAAGCAAAAGATCTCATTGAAATGGAAGAAATAGAACGCGATTTGGGTATATGA
- a CDS encoding aspartate carbamoyltransferase catalytic subunit, whose protein sequence is MSELSVNHLLGIKYLDKKDIGLIFETADHFKEVINRSIKKVPTLRDTTIANIFFENSTRTKLSFELAEKRLSADIINFSASQSSVKKGETLIDTVNNILSMKVDMVVMRHPNPGAGIFLSKHVKASIINAGDGAHEHPTQALLDSYSIREKLGDVGGKNVVIVGDILHSRVALSNIFALKLQGANVKVCGPRTLIPKHIESLGVTVETNLKKALEWCDVANMLRVQNERMDISYFPTTREYTQQFGINKKLLNSLDKQIVIMHPGPINRGVEITSDVADSNQSIILEQVENGVAIRMAVIYLLASKIR, encoded by the coding sequence ATGAGCGAATTAAGTGTAAACCACTTACTGGGAATAAAATATCTGGACAAAAAAGATATAGGGCTCATTTTTGAAACTGCGGACCATTTTAAGGAAGTAATAAACAGATCTATTAAAAAGGTTCCTACGCTTAGAGATACCACTATAGCAAATATCTTTTTTGAGAATAGCACACGAACAAAGCTCTCTTTTGAACTTGCCGAAAAAAGATTGTCGGCTGATATCATTAATTTTTCAGCTTCACAGTCATCGGTCAAAAAAGGGGAAACTCTAATAGATACCGTGAACAATATCCTTTCCATGAAGGTGGATATGGTGGTCATGCGCCATCCAAATCCGGGAGCAGGTATTTTTCTTTCAAAACACGTTAAAGCATCCATTATAAACGCGGGAGATGGAGCACATGAACATCCAACTCAAGCTTTATTGGATTCTTACTCAATACGGGAAAAATTAGGAGATGTGGGCGGTAAAAATGTAGTTATCGTAGGTGATATTTTGCATTCTAGAGTAGCACTATCCAATATTTTTGCTCTAAAATTGCAAGGGGCCAATGTAAAAGTATGTGGGCCAAGAACATTAATTCCAAAGCATATTGAATCTTTGGGCGTAACGGTTGAAACTAACCTAAAAAAGGCTTTGGAATGGTGCGATGTAGCAAATATGCTACGCGTACAGAACGAACGAATGGATATTAGTTATTTCCCAACGACCAGAGAATACACTCAACAGTTTGGAATTAACAAAAAGCTATTGAATAGCTTAGACAAACAGATTGTAATCATGCACCCAGGACCCATTAACAGGGGTGTAGAGATTACAAGTGACGTAGCGGATTCTAACCAGTCCATTATTTTGGAACAAGTTGAGAATGGAGTTGCAATCCGTATGGCAGTGATTTATTTATTGGCATCAAAAATTAGGTAA
- the pyrR gene encoding bifunctional pyr operon transcriptional regulator/uracil phosphoribosyltransferase PyrR gives MSQKVLLTSKEIHIILHRLACQLLENHLDFSNTVLIGIQPRGIFLAERLAKILKEEYKVKDIDLGFLDITFYRDDFRRGEKTLEANTTKIDFLVDDKNVVFIDDVLYTGRSIRAALTAIQSFGRPSDIELLTLIDRRFSRHLPIQPNYRGRQVDAINEEKVKVLWKENDGKDIVYLVNK, from the coding sequence ATGAGTCAAAAAGTACTTCTTACCTCAAAAGAAATCCACATCATACTGCACCGTTTGGCTTGTCAACTTTTAGAAAACCACCTAGACTTTAGCAACACGGTTTTAATAGGAATTCAACCAAGAGGAATATTTCTGGCAGAGCGCTTGGCAAAAATCCTAAAAGAAGAATACAAAGTAAAAGATATAGACCTGGGCTTTTTGGATATAACCTTTTACCGAGATGATTTTAGAAGAGGAGAAAAAACCTTAGAGGCAAACACTACCAAGATAGATTTTTTGGTTGATGATAAAAATGTGGTTTTTATTGATGATGTATTGTATACCGGAAGGAGTATACGGGCGGCCCTTACAGCCATTCAATCCTTTGGAAGGCCTTCTGATATAGAGTTGCTGACCCTAATCGATAGAAGATTCAGCAGACATTTACCCATTCAACCTAATTATAGAGGAAGGCAGGTGGACGCAATCAATGAAGAAAAGGTAAAGGTATTGTGGAAGGAGAATGATGGGAAGGATATTGTGTATTTAGTAAACAAATAA